The window cttttgtctctatagatttctaaattctgaacattttatataaatggaatcatgtattTCCTCCTTTGTGCCTGAATTTTTACTCAatatgtcttcagggttcatccacattgtagcataaatcggaattcattcctttttattcccaaataatatttataatagatatatcccattttatttatccatttgccagttgatggacatttggattgtttccagtttttgggtACTATAGATGATGCTTCTGTGAACACCTGTTTACACATTTTTGTGTGgacaggttttcatttctcttgggtatatacctcaGAGTAGAATTGCTAGGTTATACAGCAACTTTATGTTTAACCTTTCGGGTACTACCAATTTGGATTCcaaagtggctgaaccattttacatccccTCTAGTGCAAGGTAATAAGACTTCCAAATTCTCTAGTCTCATCAacatttattatctgtcttttttattatagacaTGCCAGTGTGGGTAAAGTGTTATCTCACTGTGTTTGGATTcgcatttccctgataactaatCATGTTCAGCTTCTTTTCAAGTGTTCATGGCATTTTTTCTACTGGCTTTTGTTGTTTACAAAAACAGTTGACACATCCAgatacattttcaaaattcagGGTACagtgcaggccatggtggctcagcaggcagagttctcgcctgccatgctggtgatccaggtttgatttccggtgcctactcatggataaaaaaaaaattcagggtgTATTTTCCATTACTAAAGCAACTGTCCTGATGCTCTCTTCCTTGCTGTCTATGACATGTCATGCTTCATGATTTGATATATTTACCAAAGTATTGTACATACAAATAGTTTGACTTGGCTTTGGTCTGCCCATCCTTGAGCCTAAGCTCAACTAGTACATGAAGGTTTAGAAAATTCTTCAGAATAACGTGAACTTTAAGATTTTGCTAAAGCAAGTGTTttttctaactccttgagctGCATGTTGCCTTGAGTAATCATCATCCGGATTGTGTCCTGTAGAAGAAAGTGAAATCCAGTCACTGTTGCATCTGGTTAAACAAGATACAGCTCTACCATTTATTTGATAAAGTCAAGAACCATCACTATGAATTGAAATTGCTGTATATTAAGAAAGGTGAAACTGACAATCAGGGGTGCACAATGCCTAGCATGCCTTCATACTTTCCAAATCATCATGCAGTAATATTTAcaatcctttatttttatttatttatgtatttgtttatttgttgtatgctgtatgggaggggtcacatttcattcttttcccatatgagtatccccttactgcagcaccatttgctgaatttttgtttgtttggtttttcatctgtttgtttgggaagtgcacaggccaggaattgaaccagggtctcccacatggccgatgagaattctactactgaactacccttgcacccccacaaccctttattttatttatatacacatataaatcaGGTGATGTTACTGAAGAGTGTACAGCAATggcattcaatttaaaaataacatttagtaAACAGGAAGTCATACATGAGCAATGTTAAAGACATACCATCTCAGTGACATTTATATTCCAAGCTGTCTACTAATTTTTAAGAGAGTTAGGGCCTGTCCTCTCACTACGGTCTTGTTCTCACCTCTTCAGtggcatttttgtttcttttgaattcttcCCTTGCCCAGTCCTTCAGGTATTTGCGATCGGAATCTTTTGGAACCTGCCGAATTACTTGTAAAATCCTTCTGTACAGAAGAAGAACCTGTTGCCTTCTCATGAACtgtacggggggggggggggggaaatgacAATTACAACTGCACAATCACCAGGCTGGAGAGCTGTCCTTTAGCAACTTAACTGGCCAGACAACCTCTCCTTGTTCACCAGTTTTGAAAAAAGCGAAGAAAAACACCTtcgaaaaattatttaaaaaaatctttgacaAGGTTACTCCTTGTCAAACCTAAGAAACTTTAAAATCGAGCTCTAGCGAGCTGAATCAGGCGGAAAAGGGGCTACTAGCCTCCTAGATGCTGTGATCAGAGAAGCACTTTTCTAAATTAAGGCAGTTCGACTGCTCTGGTTATCTCAATTGTTCCTTACCATAGTTCTGTACAAAAGGCAGCGTGGTGTTTATCGTGGCCATTGAATAGTTGAGGCGCTCAAGCTCCAAGAAGTCAAGAGCTCCCACCCACCATCCCGCGCTCCTGCCACCCGCCTAGCACCCGACAGGGCCTCCTTGTCAGCCCCGTGGCAGGAAgtcccgccccctcccccaggctGTGAGCCAATCATAGAAGGATCATGGGCTGCGTCTGCATTCCGGGGTCCGCCCTAAATTGCCTCGGAGACCTAAGCTGTAGACTAggtgagagagagggaagaatcGAGAAGCTCAGACCCGGGAAAGCTTTCCTGGGAGACGGGCGAGAATGGCTGGTACCTGCTTTAGAGTTAGCGTTGTCGGCGGCAAGCGGGAAGCGGCCATATCCGTCAGGCCGTGCGTCCGGGTGGAGCATCATCACGCAGGAGCGGAAGTAGTAGAGCAGCAAGGGGCGGGCGAGCCCGGTTTCCCGGGAGACGCTTGCGCTGTTTGCCGGCTGCTTGAGGCTGGTTGAGGACTAAATCAGGGTTTGTTGTTAACCTTACGCAAGACGCTTTTCCCGTCTACACCTAGTTTTTCTCCTCGGTGTAATTTGTTTTGTCATAAGGTTGCTGCACCATAAGGTTATCGTGAGAATGAAATAAGCTTGGTAAgacagcacagtgcctggcacgtggTTCAGAATTCCTTAAATGGAAGCTAATTTGGGGGGCGGGGACGACgagggggagggaagaaaaaCCTTTCACGACCCTATGCTGTTTTAGGGTAGTACCTCCGAACTGTTAAAATTCTATAATTAAAAGTATTAATTTCTCTTAACTTTTTCatcctgctcccccacccccaccccatcctaccCCCGCCTCCGCTCCCCATTTTCATCCTGGTTTTTCTAACTCAGTGTTTTCCCAGAGTGTTAAGTCGTCATTTGTAATGGGTTCTTAAAAAGGCTTTAAATGGCGTTCCACTGCAGTTTTGCACACTTTTCATCACTAATAAGGAGGCACCAAACTTTTTTTccaactttcatttcttcagttaACTTTATCCTCTTCACAACACACCGCACGCGCTTAGGATTTATCACTAGAAAGGGTTACTGAATCTTCGCCATATTACTTGCTTTCCCCAACCAAAATATATCGAATTAAAACGCAACCAATCAGCGCTTGAGCCTTGGACCCGAAATGTCTCTGATGTGGAATCCTGGTGCCCTCTTACGTGCTTTGTTCCTAACCTCTTTGCGAAGTTCATCGCCTGTAGAGTAAAATAATAACATCTATCTCATAGAGTTCCTCAGCATATATAACGGACTCAGAACAGGACCTGGCACATAAAAGTACTCTGTAAGCATTAGCTCTTTTCAGCATTTCCAGGTATTGTATGATTGATGCTAAACCCATGACCACGTTGTCCATTCcatctttttcaaattttgtgtAGTAGTTAACCAATAGCAGTTCATTGCTGACTTCAGTACTGGTGTAGTTACATATCCTGCAGTACTTTTAGCTTCACttattttgtgaaatttgttCGTGACTTTGGTCCATTTATTGTGATCAggatttttattctaaaaatgtgAGCTGTTTGCTATGTTGTTTAACGCATTATTTTGGTCATTTTCTTTGTACACGTAAGCTTTAAGTCTCTATATGAGtacatgtatttttcatttgttttgatgCTTTTCCCTGTTTTCTCTCAGTCAcagctttatttttaactttttgattaatgttttgattaatgtttatctagaatttattttttctttatgatataTTACAGATCTAAGTTCTTTTCCAGCCACTGAACTGTAATTCCAGCACTTATTAAATGATCCATTCTTCTTCCTGGACTTTATGATTCCTTTTTGACCATAAGGTGAATTCTTTTAAGGTtcagtattttcttcttcttgggaTAGTTTCCTGttgtttgtaatttttgttgCTGTGCTGTTTTATTATCTGACAGTACTACTCcactatagtttatttttttttaatttttaaattaaaaaaatatataacaaagaaatgcaaacattcttaaccattgatcatttcgttctacatatataatcaataattcacaatatcatcacatagtttcatattcatcatcatgaacatttcttggaacatttgcatcaattcagaaaaagaaataaaaacagaaaaaaattaatacataccataccccttatctctccctttcattgatcactagcatttctatctaaatttattttgacatttgttccccctattattgtttattttcatttcatatgttttagttgtctgttgataagataggtaaaagagcatcagacacaaggttttcccaatcacacaatcacactgggaaagctatatcattatacaatcattttcaagaaacatggctactggaacacagctctacatttttaggtggttctctccagcctctccattacatctttttttttttattattattaatttaaaacattaactaacacaacatttagaaatcattccattctacatatacaatcagtaattcttaatatcaccacatagatgcatattcatcatttcttagtacatttgcatcgatttagaaaaagaaatagaaagacagcagaaaaagaaataaaatgataatagaaaaaattaaaaaataaaaaatataaaaatataaaaaattaaaaaaaactatacctcagatgcagcttcattcagtgttttaacataattacgttacaattaggtagtattgtgctgtccatttctgagtttttgtatccagtcttgttgcacaatttgtatcccttcagctccaattacccattatcttaccctatttctatctcctgatggtctctgttaccaatgacatattccaagtttattctctaatgtccgttcacatcagtgggaccatacagtatttgtcctttagtttttggctagtctcactcagcataatattctcaaggtccatccatgttattacatcttcataagtttattctgtcttaaagctgcataatattccatggtatgtatataccacagtttgtttagccactcgtctgttgatggacattttggctgtttccatctctttgcaattgtaaataacgctgctgtaaacattggtgtgcaagtgtccgtttgtgtctttgcccttaagtcctctgagtagatacctagcaatggtattgctgggtcgtatggcaattctatattcagctttttgaggaaccgccaaactgccttccacagtggttgcaccctttgacattcccaccaacagtggataagtgtgcctctttctccgcatcctctccagcacttgtcattttctgttttgttgataatggccattctggtgggtgtgagatgatatctcattgtggttttgatttgcatttctctaatggccagggacattgagcatctcttcatgtgccttttggccatttgtatttcctcttctgataggtgtctgttcaagtctttttcccattttgtaattgggttggctgtctttttgttgttgagttgaacaatctctttataaattctagatactagacctttatctgatatgtcatttccaaatattgtctcccattgtgtaggctgtctttctactttcttgatgaagttctttgatgcacaaaagtgtttaattttgaggagctcccatttatttctttctttcttcagtgctcttggtttaggtttaaggtccataaaaaccgcctccaattttaagtttcataagatatctccctacattttcctctactgttttatggtcttagacctaatgtttcgatctttgatccattttgagttaacttttgtatagggtgtgagatacaggtcctctttcattcttttgcatatggatatccagttctgatAAATAaattctaggcaccatttattgaagagactgctctgtcccaggtgagttggcttgattgccttatcaaagatcaaatgtccatagatgagagggtctatatctgagcactctattcgattccattggtccatatatctatctttgtgccagtaccatgctgttttgaccactgtggcttcataatatgccttgaagtcaggcagcgtgagacctccagcttcattttttttcctcaagatacttttagcaatttggggcaccctgcccttccagataaatttgcttattggtttttctatttctgaaaaataagttgttgggattttgattggtattacgttgaatctgtaaatcaatttagatagaattgacatcttaactatatttagtcttccaatccatgaacacggtatgcctttccatctatttaggtcttctgtgatttcttttaacagttttttgtagttttctttgtataggtcttttgtctctttagttaaatttattcctaattaaattcttttaattgcaattgtaaatggaattcgtttcttgatttccccctcagcttgttcgttgctagtgtatagaaatggtacagatttttgaatgttgatcttgtaacctgctactttgctgtactgatttattagctctagtagttttgttgtggatttttcagggttttcaacatatagtatcatatcatctgcaaacagtgatagttttacttcttcctttccaattttgatgccttgtatttctttttcttgtctaattgctctggctagaacctccaacatgatgttgaataacagtggtgataatggacatccttgtcttgttcctgaccttagggggaaagttttcaatttttccccattgaggatgatattagctgtgggtttttcatatattccctctatcattttaaggaagttcccttgtattcctatccttttaagtgttttcaacaggaaaggatgttgaatcttgtcaaatgccttctctgcatcaattgagatgatcatgtgatttttctgctttgatttgttgatatggtgtattacattaattgattttcttatgttgaaccatccttgcatacctgggatgaatcctacttggtcatgatgtataattcttttaatgtgttgctggattcaatttgctagaattttgttgaggatttttgcatctatattcattagagagattggtctgtagtttcctttttttgtaatatctttgcctggttttggtatgagggtgatgttggcttcagagaatgaattaggtagctttccctccacttcaatttttttgaagagtttgagcagggttggaactaatt is drawn from Tamandua tetradactyla isolate mTamTet1 chromosome 5, mTamTet1.pri, whole genome shotgun sequence and contains these coding sequences:
- the LYRM2 gene encoding LYR motif-containing protein 2; the protein is MAASRLPPTTLTLKQFMRRQQVLLLYRRILQVIRQVPKDSDRKYLKDWAREEFKRNKNATEEDTIRMMITQGNMQLKELEKTLALAKS